The genomic window CATAAGTCAAATGTTTTGCCTGACCTCTTTGAAGACTACTTTATGTGCAAGTGTGCAAGCACTTTCAAGTGATAGAGCCTGCTTCTCATTTGCTTTAACGCATtaattaaacctttttttttgcttttaatgcGATAAAATAAGCTTAAGTAAAAATGCATACATATAATCAAATGTTAGTTACCCAAAGGTAGAAATGAGCTCTCATAATTTTCTGGTTTACTGAGTCTAAAAGAAAGGATCTGAAAACCCACACGTTGGCAGAAAACTCACTTTGTGGTTTGGGtgtgctgctctgttttctctgggtTTGGTCTCTAACATCAGTTAAATTTAAGGGTATTGACACGAGGAAATGTCCTGAAATCAGTTTTGATTTCAGAGTGTTCACATGCACCGGTGTTGAGCAAAGCGTGTTGGAAGATGATTCAAAGACGATTTTACTCAGTGCCTCATACACTGGACTGCCAACACACCacactttgtttcatttctttctcatctgtggttttaattttcagtatGTGGTTTTGGTATgtggtttctttgttttgttttttgtttgtctgcaacTGTCACATATTACacatcacagtgtgtgtcacaCTATATCATGATTGACTGTCATAAAGTTAATATAAAGCAAATGGTGCACGATCTCTGTCTCATTATCCAGATGATTTGAAGGACAGGTCATTGAATATGTACATGAGAATCAATACATCAGATGGTACTTAGCAAATGAGTCTGGAATTAATCTCTCCTCCATGGCCTTGAAAAACTGATTAGTGTGCTATTTCCCATGCTCAGGCTGGTCCATATAAGATAAGCTATTGATATGAAGTGAACATTTAGGTAAATTACTTAGTCATGGTTTGATGTAATGGCTCTGGCAAAGAGACAGCAGACACGGGTAAAGACTTGTAAAGCCAAGAAGGCACAGAAATGAAGTAAGTGTTTAAGAGAGTGGTTCATATAAGTGACTGGTACAATGACACCAAAATAATCCACGTGTTGGGAGCAGTTTGACTGTTAAAACTATTAACAGAAAATATGTCAATAATATAATCTGCGATCACCATCAATCATTTATCAAATACGCGAGTAAATTCTGACTTCTTACTTCATTAGGGTGGTTTACAGAGACAAAACTGGCTGAGGTACAGCTCATCATGGAGGCAAGGTAGACTACTTTAAAACCGTTTACCACAGACATATATTGGCCACTGTGACATAACACACATCTTTTTAAAACTACTAACAAACATCACAGCCACTGCTTGAAAAAAACACGCTACTTATTActgcagaacttgcctgagaatcatcgGGTTTTGAAGTTTTCTTCGGTAACAAAGTTATCCGGTGATAGTTGTCAGTATGTCCATGGGTACACAGCAAAGATGAAGTACTAATAGCGAATTCGGCGTACGTAAttctacaaaatgtaaaaaagaaaggcTATAAAAACGGTGTTCCTGTTGCCGCTTCTAGCGTAACTCAAGTCCATAGCAACATTAGCCTACAtgtatactttttaaaattatatttcttAGTAGAATCAATTTATTATAGTCTATTCACGTAGGTGGGATAATATTTTAGGTTTCAACGTAACAGAGGTAAAACACCAAAAGCAtgtaatttatatatatatatttttaaaacttccGCTTTTACGACGATTGGTTACGTTCTCGGTTCAAGGCACTGATTGGGCCGCTTTCTGCCAATCAAAATTGGCAACAGTGGCTACGATTGTAGTGGTGGCATCTGGGGCACCTGGGGCACCTGTGGAAATAGTATTATTGTTATCATGAACACTTTCGCTACCTGCGACTGGAAAACAggtaaaaatagataaataaaaatggatagCAAACGACTGTAGCATGAGATCCTGAGGTCGCAGATGTTGCTATAGTTACAGTACCCGTTGATAGAGGAAGACGTGTCTAACGTACCGAAGCTAGCCACCAGCGTTCAGGTATTTCACACTGgccaaatttaaaaaaacccaaacctACCAAGGCGCAGCTGAACTTAAGTATGACAGTTCGGGGGAATCCACGTCTGTGTTCGGCGGCTGTAAATTAAgttaagaaaacagaaaggatGAAATTCCGGAGTTAAAATACAACTCTTAAATTCCAAGATGGCGCATAGTTTGTTGAAGAAATGCTGCCAGAAATGTGAGGAGGTGTTGTTGCATCTGGTTGAACTCCATTAGTTGTCcgttatttttgtgttattttatggTCGTTTATTTAGTCAGTCTAATTCAACAGTCCAACAATAAAGTCAACCTTTGTGACAGTTATTCTGTCGACGTTATGTTGAAATTAGAGATTAGAGAGGTGTTTCATGGTCACTTATGAGAGTGTAATTTGTATAAACTGAAATACGTTTACTTCCTTTTTAGCTGGCTAGGTGCACATAAACTCCACTTGATTATCTAAGCCATCGAGGGTTATGGTGATCTGCATTAGAGCTAgtaaagttaaaattaaaaagttcATTCTATTgaattttctgtatttaactTTGGTGGTACTCTAATGTTAGATAGCACAATGTATTCTTGAGTGTTAGCATGGAGTGTAAAGCTAACTGTATTCCACAGCACTTGATATATTTTGGTGTATAGCTATGTCTTCATGACAGAGTAGACTAAAAATACAACTTACACCTCCTCTGCTAATACATATGTTCTCATACAGACACATCTACACAAACTTCTCTGTGTCTAACACAAATGCACTTCAAGCTGTTCAGGATACAGTACTTACAACGGGAGGGGCAACAAACCAAAGGTCACAGTTCCTGGCAGTGATGTGTCAGCATGACAGCGGGCCTGAAATACAGGCTGGCTCTCTCTCCGTGCCCCCCCCTCACTCCCAGCTGTTGCTGGATACTCTTCCCATTTTTCTTTTGATCGAACCCCCCgtttccttttttgtctgtcttatACAAGCCATCTGGGAGAGATTTGGTAGCCAAGAGAGAATTAGCCTGGGGTCATATTCAGGGGACAGTTGGGAGTTCCCTTTAGGTCAGTTTAAATGTGACCtccacaagcaaacacacaaattaatgcCGACAACTGGGCAAGAAGGAGGATAGCCTCCATGTATTGCTTGTTGGATAAACACTGCAGAGTGCAGCACAGTGGTTAGCATAGTTTGGGCTTGGTCacagctgtgtctgtttgtttggagtttaaatgttgtttacCACCAGTCAAATTAGGTGGTCTGGACACTCTAAGTTAAGTGTAGGGGAGAACAGAGTGTgtttaaactgaatataaacaaaacTTTCAGAAAGACTAGCAGAAATGTATTAGACCCTTTGAATTTTGTCTCACACTCAAGTGATTTGAGAGTGAAATGACTCCATTACTGTTGTAAGCCAGCTCACAATACCAAAACCCAAGTAGAAGTTGCTGTCACAGAGATGGTTTAGATGTCACTGCTTTATggtatcttttcttttttttcttctgctgccaGAGGTTGATTAAAAAGGTAAGTACTTTCTTTATTCACCAcagtgatgaagaaaaaaagtctCATCTTCATTCCTTGttgctcctctgtttcctcacaTTTCCTCAGGCATTTTGCAACCGTATGTCAGAGTTATTCTTGTTTGTCACAAGAATGGGCAAGCTGTCTAATGAGTGCGgtactgtacatgtttgtgtttgttgctttgtctgagtgtgtagttttttgtgttcctcttcctcttcaatTGTCTGTTCTATTGCTTGCACTTGGAATGGAGGTCCAAAGCAGAATGATCCATTCAGATTCATGCAGTTTACCTGACCGGGTCCAGAAGTCATCAGAATTGATGCTAGGACGTGATTATAATCTCATACCTGTGTATTTCCCTGCAGGCGGGTCAGGGGGGCGGACACCGGACCCTGCTCTACGGTCACGCCATCCTCCTACGCCACTCCTTCAGTGGTATGGTGAGTATCAACAATGCAATCTGATGAAATTTACAATTAAGAAAAGCAATTACATATttgaacagcagctgatttcCACTCACAGTTTGTTGTAGCGTTTCCTTTGACTtaactcatttatttttctcacacCAGTATTTGACCTGTTTGAAGACGTCAAGGTCTCTGACAGACAAGCTGTCATTTGATGTCGGACTACAAGAAGATTCAATCGGTACAGTATGACTAACAGGGCACTTTACAGAGTTCACTTggctttttgctgtttttaaattaagtCATTCTTCTTGAATAGCCATTTCAGGTCAACCTAACCTTGAGATGGAATGAGTACCCATGGGAGAAATACAGCCTGTGTACAGTGATGCTACAATTGACATTTAAACTACAGGAATGCTTCAGGACAGTTATCAAGTAGAAATAATACTTGAGCTACTCCACCAGTACTTTCTCAGATGCTTTTTGCTGCTCAGAATAGACAGTCAGTTTAACAGCAGACTGTCTAAACTGGCACATGTATGGCTGTGTCGGCCAATAGATATTTTCCCACTTCATCACTAATTAATGAATAatcttttcatgtgtttgtgtcaacaGGAGAAGCCTGTTGGTGGACCATCCACCCTGCATCCAAGCAGAGatctgagggagagaaagttCGCATTGGAGACGACCTGATTCTCGTCAGCGTGTCAACAGAGAGATACCTGGTAGGTCAAGTCCGATGGCTTCTGAATACAGTAGACGTTTTCACACTGACCTGTAACTGAGAGGAAAATTAGAAGGTTTAAAgaagtatttttttgtttattcttaACCTGTACTACTTGTTTTTCAGAGACATTGAGACTCTGCTGCACTTTTTTGAATAGAAGAagtataatttattttgttaGAATTCTATCAATTCACTTCAGTGAAACTTTATTTACCCCTGCAGTTGTAGCAGCAGCTTACTAACCAGGTCAACAATTACAGCTACAATAAGTAGGAGCGGAGAAAACCCCCCACTGTTAATCATAAAGCTAAAGCAATCAAAggttatatataataatataaatgtcCAAAAGTATATACACCAAAGCTTTATCAAGAATTCAGAATAAAGTTGCCTCATGTTTATTTCCAATATGAAATGACTAATTATCTgcaaaagtatttatttttctttatgtatCATAAACACATCCTAGTCATCTTTAGCTTGTGATTTATCAGTTTGCTGTAAATAATTCAGATGGTTATAAATTGTGGTCAGTTATTCATTTTGATTTCTGTGCCATCTCCCATGGTAACTCCTCTTCAGAAAAAAGGAGGCCGTGTTACATTTGAGCATGATCTGTCTTAAACACACCATCACACAACAGGAAGGAGACACAGTTTTAAAAGATGATGGGTTAATTGCAGCTCAAACAATCTCATTAAATCAGCAGGCCTCCTTTCAGTTTTGCACTTCCTAGATAAGAGGTTTTTCTCatgaatatttactgttttCCAGACAGTCTTGATACATCAGATACAATCTCTTGTTTTTGATTCACACTCCATCTTCcctcattttcctttgtctgGTTTCCCTGTCAGATCTTACTTAATTGAGATGCTATTGTTTTTGGGGACTgccaaatgttttcatgtcagaACAAAAATGCCTGCCTCTGCGCGCCAAATGCAAAAAGAGAGGGTTGTTTTTTGGAGATTATTCGCCCCACATAGCTGGAGTTATCTGCTCTGATTCACTGTCTCTTTCAAAAGGCACTTTGGAAAGTTTCATAGCTGTCGGATAGCTCTGATACCCGTCTCACTCCAGCCAACTTCAGAGTGACAAGGCAATTGAAGGGGAAAACTTTAGAACTTTACACTGCTATCTGTAATGGAAATCTGATTACCTGTAAAGCCCTcctgtgcattttcttttttaaaataatttttaggGAATGCATCCATCAGACTGATGAGCTTAGAGTTAATGCTGTCTCCCTTATGCAGAGCTATACACACGACCTCAATTAACTTATTTggtaaagagagaggagagggggatttcgagagggagagtgagaggatgaagaagaggccGAGAGAGAGAAATGGCAAAAGGGAGGGACAGAGACGTGCAAGGCATAGGAGAGTGAGCAGCGCTGGCTTCTAGTGGCTGCTCCGGCCCTTCAGGGAGGGAAGTGTGCAATTAAAGCAAAACTGGCAAAGAGCCAGACTTTCATCTCCTCCGATGGGAAATCTTCACCTGATTCAGCCCGACAGAAACTCCGCTTTTGAAGAATGGAACACATCAGAAATTCAGGCAAAAGCAATCAGCGCTCCATTACTGTGGACAATCAGAACTTGTGACGCAGTCTTTTTTAGGACAGAGGCTGGTTTGttgctttgtgtctttgtgtccagTTAGGCTGAATTGTGTCAGCAGTTTCCCTTTGCTCTGCATCTAGTGTTAGAGCTTGGTGTTCAAATGTCAgggcaataaaaaaaaatcttattgtGGGGAGCTAGTGCAcaaaaaatgtgactttataTAGTTATAATCCACACACTGGATTGCACAGAAATGCATGGTATATTGTGCATTTTTGAAACACCAagactgaataataaaacacttaaaTGATGGTTGTAGTTGGCTCAACAATGATGTAAAATTGCATTGTTTTCAGGGGAATTCAGTGAGATGGAAAGGGATGCAccacatttacatatttttgccAATCAACACATCAGCTCTTGTGAGGATGCAACTGGATGCCAGGATATAATCTAGCCTCCACTCGCCTCTGAATCTTGCCTGTAGGGAATTGGGAGCCGCTCCAAGTGTTTCTGCTGGAAGGAATTATTGTAGAATATTATCTGGACGTTGCTGCATAGAGAAACAGTGATGCAGCGCAGGGGTTTTTAGCCCACAGTGTTATAACACTGCAGCTCCAGTGGAGAGACACAAAGTTGTTTTAATCTCTCTTCAAATCCCAACACTGGGACATCTCCCTCCTCGATGCAGAATCGTTGAATCTCAGTGTTTGTCTATGTTTTCCCTCTTGCTAACACAACTGTTTTACTGGCAGTCTCCATCCTTCTGTCTAACACTCCTTCTCTCTTGCAGCACCTCTCTATCTCCAATGGCAACTTCCAGGTGGACGCATCCTTCATGCAAACTCTGTGGAACGTCCAGCCTACCTGCTCTTCAAGCAACATGGCTGTAGGCAAgttcacagcaacagcagtgatGACAGCAAAGATATAACAACTGTCTCTAATCCAATTTATGTCAAGGACATTTCAACgcattttaaaatagttttcaaATAGTATGGCTCTGTACAACCAAATGCAACCAAGGCTCAGAAACTCAAAACAAATATCTGGTAAacctattttgtttttgtcctatTAGGGTTTTTGATTGGTGGACATGTGATGCGTCTTTGTCATGGACATGATGAGAGCTTGACCATCCCTGGAGCAGACAagagtgaggaggagcagaggttAGTAGATAAATAAGGTTGTCTTGTGACTATAGAGTCTGGATTTAAAATCTCTGATACTAACGGTTGAGAAAGTAGTTTTGTCGGTGATAACTGAGAAACACTGTCCTTTTCTGCAACAGTCACTCAGCCGTACAAGTGCTGATTAAGGCACTTCCCAAAGCTGTGACTGTGAAACTGCATAGTGACAGTGAGACTCATATCTCCTGTATGTGAGTGTAAATAACTGTGTGAAGAGGAGTAGGAGGAAAACGGCCTATAACCTCCCTCTGTGGATATTTTCTTCTTCCAGAATTTgtatcacaaaaaataaatatataaaaataaatgaatacttTAAAGTTTATTGATAGATCTATGTTTTGCTATTCTGCAAGACTTGAATCAACCATGCAAACCATCACCATTAAAATGCCTTAGCAGTGAGGTTTAATGAACATTATTGGTACTCCCTCTGCCAGAGCTGTAACAGTAGCAGGAACTCTTCAAGTTATTTTATTCCCAGTGTGACTTGAAAGAGTCAGAAATAACAgcaacctcctcctctgtctttttgctTCCAGGATAGTCAACTACGAGGCGGGTAAGGGAGCGTCTAGGGCCCGCTCGCTGTGGAGAGTGGAGCCTCTCAGGATCAGGTGAGATCAGACTAGAACACACACGTCTGcatactgaataaaaatacagtcagtaaagtaaataacataaaagcTTGACATAGATTTCTCTCAGAGGTACACGAAAGAGTTGTCTTGTTTGATTGGCATCTCTTCAGGAAGAATAAAAAGAATTGGTTCTTTATGTATGGATGTCACAGCTACTGTACTGTAGGTTA from Lates calcarifer isolate ASB-BC8 unplaced genomic scaffold, TLL_Latcal_v3 _unitig_5256_quiver_2316, whole genome shotgun sequence includes these protein-coding regions:
- the LOC108874216 gene encoding ryanodine receptor 3; its protein translation is AGQGGGHRTLLYGHAILLRHSFSGMYLTCLKTSRSLTDKLSFDVGLQEDSIGEACWWTIHPASKQRSEGEKVRIGDDLILVSVSTERYLHLSISNGNFQVDASFMQTLWNVQPTCSSSNMAVGFLIGGHVMRLCHGHDESLTIPGADKSEEEQRIVNYEAGKGASRARSLWRVEPLRISWSGSHIRWGQPFRLRHLSTGHYLALTEDRGLVLQDRDKSDTKSTAFCFRISKEKGDSGPKRDIDGMGVPEIKYGDSVCFIMHMDTGLWLSYQAPDAKSSRLGPLKRR